The following are encoded together in the Macadamia integrifolia cultivar HAES 741 chromosome 10, SCU_Mint_v3, whole genome shotgun sequence genome:
- the LOC122090671 gene encoding probable feruloyl esterase A isoform X1 has translation MGRFQWLKVAILFYLLSVSGGRELQVKHKDHASVYNHTLAKILVEYASAVYMSDLTELFAWTCSRCNDMTKGFEIIELIVDVQHCLQAFVGVAQDLNAIVIAFRGTQEHSIQNWIEDLFWKQLDLNYPGMPDAMVHHGFYSAYHNTTIRLGVLDAVKTAKELYGDIGVMVTGHSMGGAMASFCALDLAVNHGVRIVQFMTFGQPRVGNAAFASYFTKHVPNTIRVTNDHDVIPHLPPYYSYFSKKTYKHFPTEVWLYNVGFGSLVYEVEKVCDGSGEDPTCSRSVTGNSISDHTMYFGVELEAETWGSCKIITDSRMLSYGKTDQNGNIVLSRDPATSVLKLNTQTAVS, from the exons ATGGGAAGGTTCCAGTGGTTAAAGGTGGcaattttattctatttactTTCAGTTTCTGGAGGGAGAG AACTTCAAGTCAAGCACAAGGACCATGCATCGGTCTACAATCACACTCTTGCCAAGATATTAGTGGAGTATGCTTCTGCG GTGTACATGTCAGACTTGACTGAACTGTTTGCATGGACATGCTCAAGGTGTAATGATATGACAAAG GGATTTGAAATTATAGAGCTGATTGTTGACGTCCAACACTGCTTACAG GCATTTGTTGGGGTGGCACAGGATCTTAATGCTATTGTAATTGCATTTAGGGGCACACAGGAACATAG CATACAGAATTGGATTGAAGACCTATTCTGGAAGCAGCTTGATCTAAACTACCCAGGCATGCCTGATGCAATG GTGCACCATGGATTTTATTCTGCATATCATAACACAACTATTCGCCTCGGGGTTCTTGATGCTGTTAAAACGGCAAAGGAGCTGTATGGGGACATCGGAGTCATGGTGACAGGGCATTCAATGGGAGGAGCTATGGCTTCCTTCTGTGCACTTGATCTTGCA GTTAATCATGGAGTCCGTATTGTTCAGTTTATGACATTTGGACAGCCCCGTGTTGGCAATGCTGCTTTTGCGTCTTACTTTACCAAACATGTACCAAATACAATTCGCGTCACAAATGATCATGATGTTATCCCACATTTGCCTCCATACTATTCTTATTTCTCAAAGAAGACATACAAACACTTCCCTACAGAG GTGTGGCTCTACAATGTTGGATTTGGAAGTCTGGTTTACGAGGTGGAGAAGGTCTGTGATGGTTCTGGTGAAGATCCGACTTGTAGCAG ATCTGTTACAGGTAACAGCATCTCAGACCACACGATGTACTTTGGTGTTGAACTAGAGGCTGAGACGTGGGGTTCATGCAAAATTATTACGGATTCTCGTATGTTGAGCTATGGAAAAACAGATCAAAACGGAAACATAGTATTGTCGAGGGATCCTGCGACGTCAGTATTAAAACTGAATACACAAACAGCTGTTTCCTAA
- the LOC122090671 gene encoding lipase-like isoform X2: protein MSDLTELFAWTCSRCNDMTKGFEIIELIVDVQHCLQAFVGVAQDLNAIVIAFRGTQEHSIQNWIEDLFWKQLDLNYPGMPDAMVHHGFYSAYHNTTIRLGVLDAVKTAKELYGDIGVMVTGHSMGGAMASFCALDLAVNHGVRIVQFMTFGQPRVGNAAFASYFTKHVPNTIRVTNDHDVIPHLPPYYSYFSKKTYKHFPTEVWLYNVGFGSLVYEVEKVCDGSGEDPTCSRSVTGNSISDHTMYFGVELEAETWGSCKIITDSRMLSYGKTDQNGNIVLSRDPATSVLKLNTQTAVS, encoded by the exons ATGTCAGACTTGACTGAACTGTTTGCATGGACATGCTCAAGGTGTAATGATATGACAAAG GGATTTGAAATTATAGAGCTGATTGTTGACGTCCAACACTGCTTACAG GCATTTGTTGGGGTGGCACAGGATCTTAATGCTATTGTAATTGCATTTAGGGGCACACAGGAACATAG CATACAGAATTGGATTGAAGACCTATTCTGGAAGCAGCTTGATCTAAACTACCCAGGCATGCCTGATGCAATG GTGCACCATGGATTTTATTCTGCATATCATAACACAACTATTCGCCTCGGGGTTCTTGATGCTGTTAAAACGGCAAAGGAGCTGTATGGGGACATCGGAGTCATGGTGACAGGGCATTCAATGGGAGGAGCTATGGCTTCCTTCTGTGCACTTGATCTTGCA GTTAATCATGGAGTCCGTATTGTTCAGTTTATGACATTTGGACAGCCCCGTGTTGGCAATGCTGCTTTTGCGTCTTACTTTACCAAACATGTACCAAATACAATTCGCGTCACAAATGATCATGATGTTATCCCACATTTGCCTCCATACTATTCTTATTTCTCAAAGAAGACATACAAACACTTCCCTACAGAG GTGTGGCTCTACAATGTTGGATTTGGAAGTCTGGTTTACGAGGTGGAGAAGGTCTGTGATGGTTCTGGTGAAGATCCGACTTGTAGCAG ATCTGTTACAGGTAACAGCATCTCAGACCACACGATGTACTTTGGTGTTGAACTAGAGGCTGAGACGTGGGGTTCATGCAAAATTATTACGGATTCTCGTATGTTGAGCTATGGAAAAACAGATCAAAACGGAAACATAGTATTGTCGAGGGATCCTGCGACGTCAGTATTAAAACTGAATACACAAACAGCTGTTTCCTAA